In uncultured Bacteroides sp., the following proteins share a genomic window:
- a CDS encoding endo-1,4-beta-xylanase — MKIKFLTFLLFIAAVSISCKGSEPVTYSDSALKDVVGKYFLIGAAVSTRQVAGQDQNALRIIKKHFNSIVAENCMKSEVIHPTEDTYNFTDADALVKFGEENGMKVIGHCLIWHSQLSRWFCVDKDGNNVSPEVLKERMKNHIHTIVGRYKGRIKGWDVVNEAIESDGSWRKTKFYEILGEEYIPLAFQYAHEADPDADLHYNDYGMDAKGKRDKVVEMVKKLKERGIRIDAVGMQGHMGMDYPRYEDFEESINSFASTGVKVMITEWDMSALPSAYTGANIADVSAYKKELNPYTNGLPDSVSLAWNNRMEKFFNLFIKHSDVISRVTAWGVTDGDSWKNGFPVRGRTDYPLLFDRNYNPKPFINKILNSSN; from the coding sequence ATGAAAATAAAATTCTTGACGTTTTTATTATTTATTGCAGCTGTTTCAATAAGTTGCAAAGGTTCTGAGCCGGTAACCTATTCAGATTCAGCTTTAAAAGATGTTGTAGGTAAATATTTCCTTATTGGAGCAGCGGTCAGTACCAGACAGGTTGCTGGTCAGGATCAAAATGCTTTGCGAATAATTAAAAAGCATTTCAATTCTATTGTTGCCGAAAATTGTATGAAATCTGAAGTGATTCATCCTACAGAAGATACTTATAATTTCACTGATGCTGATGCATTGGTGAAGTTTGGAGAAGAAAATGGAATGAAAGTTATAGGACATTGTCTGATATGGCATTCGCAATTATCTCGCTGGTTTTGTGTAGATAAAGATGGAAATAATGTATCTCCGGAAGTGCTGAAAGAACGCATGAAAAATCATATTCATACAATTGTAGGCCGTTATAAAGGTCGGATAAAAGGTTGGGACGTGGTTAATGAAGCAATTGAATCGGATGGTTCCTGGCGCAAGACTAAATTTTATGAGATTTTAGGCGAAGAGTATATTCCTTTGGCTTTTCAATATGCACATGAAGCTGATCCGGATGCCGATTTGCATTATAACGATTATGGCATGGATGCAAAAGGAAAACGTGACAAGGTTGTAGAGATGGTAAAGAAACTGAAGGAAAGAGGAATTCGTATTGATGCTGTAGGTATGCAGGGACACATGGGCATGGATTATCCTCGTTATGAAGATTTTGAAGAAAGTATCAATAGCTTTGCTAGTACTGGTGTGAAGGTTATGATTACAGAGTGGGATATGAGTGCTTTGCCTTCTGCATATACCGGAGCTAATATTGCTGATGTGTCGGCTTATAAGAAGGAACTTAATCCTTATACTAACGGACTGCCCGATTCTGTTTCTTTGGCATGGAATAATCGTATGGAGAAGTTTTTTAATCTGTTTATCAAGCATTCAGATGTTATCTCTCGTGTAACTGCATGGGGAGTAACTGATGGTGATTCATGGAAAAACGGATTTCCGGTAAGAGGAAGAACTGATTATCCATTGCTGTTTGACCGCAATTACAACCCTAAACCATTTATAAATAAGATTTTAAATAGCTCAAATTAA
- a CDS encoding glycoside-pentoside-hexuronide (GPH):cation symporter yields MNTQFQKVSMLEKIGYSLGDCSANLVFQMMMIYQTKFYTDVFGLEGAVAGTVMLVARIADAFVDPTVGILSDRTKTRFGKFRPWVLWTALPFMVFYVLAFTNPGIEDKALVALYATISYTLLMSVYSFNNTPYSSLGGVMTSNIRERTSITSIRFVAATVAQFVVQGLTLPLVRKFSEGGDIAHGWFCTISLFAVIGFIFLVITFFSARERITPPASQKTNIRQDLKDVVASIPWRAMFILTLFIFITLAMWGSAMNYYFENYVDANALYDFLGKMGLVATTSSHGVWHTILNAFGLIVSSPDKAYEVGFGVFNMLGALVQFFGVIFLSGFLSNRYGKKSVFIVCLALTTLFTALFYFPGKADVGTMFLLNFLKSLAYAPTVPLLWAMIADVADYSEYVNNRRATGLVFAGVVFALKAGLGIGGAILGFLLSGFGYVSGAGVNQSNTAIHGIVLSSSLIPACTFFVAVVSLYFYPITKKYNEKMQLELQSTRSKSKN; encoded by the coding sequence ATGAATACGCAATTTCAAAAAGTGTCGATGCTAGAAAAGATCGGCTATAGCTTGGGAGACTGTTCTGCCAATCTAGTGTTCCAAATGATGATGATTTATCAGACCAAATTTTACACGGATGTTTTTGGTCTTGAAGGTGCTGTTGCCGGAACAGTAATGCTGGTTGCCCGCATTGCCGATGCATTTGTTGACCCAACAGTGGGAATTTTGTCTGACCGGACAAAGACCCGTTTTGGGAAATTCCGTCCGTGGGTGTTGTGGACTGCATTACCTTTTATGGTGTTCTATGTTCTTGCCTTCACCAATCCGGGCATTGAAGATAAAGCTTTAGTGGCACTTTACGCAACAATTTCTTATACCTTGCTGATGTCTGTCTACTCATTTAATAATACTCCTTATTCTTCATTGGGAGGAGTAATGACTAGTAATATAAGGGAGCGTACAAGCATCACATCTATTCGTTTTGTGGCAGCAACTGTAGCACAGTTCGTTGTGCAGGGATTAACGCTTCCGCTGGTAAGAAAATTCTCTGAAGGAGGAGATATCGCGCATGGATGGTTCTGTACCATTAGTTTGTTTGCTGTTATCGGCTTTATCTTTTTAGTCATAACTTTCTTCTCCGCCCGTGAACGTATTACACCTCCGGCTAGTCAGAAAACCAATATCAGACAAGATCTTAAAGATGTTGTGGCCAGTATTCCGTGGCGTGCAATGTTCATTCTTACCCTATTCATTTTCATAACTTTGGCAATGTGGGGTAGTGCAATGAATTACTACTTTGAAAATTATGTGGATGCAAATGCTCTTTATGATTTTCTTGGAAAAATGGGGCTAGTGGCAACTACTTCTTCTCATGGCGTTTGGCATACTATTCTGAATGCTTTCGGACTTATAGTCAGCAGTCCGGATAAAGCCTATGAAGTAGGTTTTGGAGTATTTAATATGCTTGGAGCATTAGTACAGTTCTTTGGCGTTATTTTCCTGTCGGGCTTTTTATCTAACCGTTACGGGAAAAAGAGTGTATTTATTGTTTGTTTGGCTTTGACAACCTTGTTCACAGCTCTTTTCTACTTCCCAGGAAAGGCAGATGTAGGAACCATGTTTTTACTGAACTTTCTGAAGAGTTTGGCCTATGCTCCAACTGTACCTTTATTGTGGGCAATGATTGCTGATGTTGCCGATTATTCTGAATATGTTAACAACCGTCGCGCTACGGGACTAGTTTTTGCTGGTGTTGTATTTGCTCTGAAAGCCGGATTAGGTATTGGCGGAGCTATTCTGGGCTTCTTGCTTTCCGGATTTGGATACGTGTCGGGAGCTGGTGTCAATCAAAGTAATACAGCAATACATGGAATAGTTCTTTCATCAAGTCTTATCCCTGCATGTACATTCTTTGTAGCTGTTGTGTCGCTTTATTTTTACCCCATTACAAAGAAGTATAATGAGAAAATGCAGCTGGAATTGCAATCAACCAGAAGTAAATCTAAAAATTAA
- a CDS encoding heavy metal-associated domain-containing protein, translating to MKTLKFKTSAVCGGCVANIGKSLNEIVKPEAWSIDVNSKDKVLTIETDKEAAEIIHQVEKAGYKAEQI from the coding sequence ATGAAAACATTAAAATTCAAAACCAGTGCTGTGTGTGGTGGCTGTGTTGCTAATATTGGCAAAAGCCTCAACGAAATAGTAAAGCCGGAAGCATGGTCTATTGACGTAAACTCAAAAGACAAAGTTCTGACTATAGAAACAGATAAAGAAGCTGCTGAGATTATCCACCAGGTTGAAAAGGCCGGATACAAGGCTGAACAAATCTGA
- a CDS encoding heavy-metal-associated domain-containing protein has product MKTKFFLSIVAIFFAFTSVSAKDIKSATLKVEEMVCELHEAKITNMLRFEKGVKEVKTDVPSRTVVIKYDAEKTTPAKLIKSFDKVKCTAVLVSDVQEKEKK; this is encoded by the coding sequence ATGAAAACAAAATTTTTTCTTTCAATCGTAGCGATCTTTTTCGCTTTTACAAGTGTTTCAGCAAAAGATATTAAAAGTGCCACTCTTAAAGTAGAAGAGATGGTTTGTGAACTTCACGAAGCAAAGATTACCAACATGCTTCGTTTTGAAAAGGGAGTAAAAGAGGTAAAGACAGACGTGCCATCACGCACTGTGGTGATTAAGTACGATGCAGAAAAAACGACTCCTGCAAAGTTGATTAAATCTTTCGATAAGGTGAAATGTACAGCAGTATTAGTATCCGACGTCCAAGAAAAAGAGAAGAAATAA
- a CDS encoding efflux RND transporter periplasmic adaptor subunit, whose protein sequence is MKIKIITLLSLAGTLVYSCGAKDPASSSETQEPTTPVTVTSPEITSMQDEITLNATSVYILKTDIKANINGYIVKSGIQLGDKVSKGEVLFRLQTKEAKSLGNEVNKLDPSFHFTGLNNIVCPTSGYVVMSNHQKGDYVQEGEILATISDRNSFGFVLNLPYELNSILNENKEIGISLPDGKKVTAVVNKIMPELDSASQTQRVFLKLKQPINLPENLVAKAVLVKSKITKAITLPKQAILSDENQSSFWIMKLINNTTAVRVNIKKGIEKGDRVQITEPLFTERDRIITTGNYGLADTAKVSVQIKNTQVR, encoded by the coding sequence ATGAAAATAAAAATAATCACTTTGTTGTCACTGGCCGGAACATTGGTTTATAGTTGTGGTGCAAAAGATCCAGCTTCCTCTTCAGAAACCCAGGAACCAACTACACCTGTCACAGTTACTAGTCCGGAAATAACATCAATGCAAGACGAAATTACCCTGAATGCAACTTCTGTTTATATATTGAAAACTGATATCAAAGCCAATATTAATGGATATATTGTAAAGTCGGGCATTCAGCTTGGAGATAAAGTGAGCAAAGGTGAAGTTTTATTCCGGTTGCAAACAAAGGAAGCTAAAAGCTTAGGCAATGAGGTGAATAAATTAGATCCATCTTTTCACTTTACGGGTTTAAACAATATCGTTTGCCCAACCAGTGGCTATGTGGTTATGTCTAATCATCAAAAGGGAGACTATGTTCAGGAAGGTGAGATTCTGGCCACAATTAGTGATAGAAATAGCTTTGGTTTTGTATTGAATTTGCCATATGAACTTAATAGTATCTTGAATGAAAATAAAGAAATAGGTATTAGTTTGCCAGATGGTAAGAAAGTGACTGCTGTTGTAAATAAAATAATGCCCGAACTAGACAGTGCTTCGCAAACTCAACGTGTCTTTTTAAAACTAAAACAGCCTATAAACCTTCCTGAGAATCTTGTTGCAAAAGCTGTATTAGTTAAAAGTAAGATTACTAAAGCAATTACTTTGCCTAAACAAGCTATTTTATCGGATGAAAATCAGTCTTCATTCTGGATAATGAAACTTATAAATAACACTACGGCAGTGCGGGTGAATATAAAAAAGGGGATTGAAAAGGGCGACCGTGTCCAAATTACAGAGCCTCTGTTTACAGAAAGAGACAGAATTATAACAACCGGTAATTACGGTTTAGCTGACACTGCAAAAGTATCTGTTCAAATAAAAAATACTCAGGTAAGATGA
- a CDS encoding glycoside hydrolase family 43 protein yields MKTVRYLVENDYMADPAVHVFNGRLYIYPSHDWESGIPENDNGDHFDMRDYHVFSTDDVMNGEIKDHGIVLKVDDIAWAGRQLWDCDVACKDGKYYMYFPLKDKNDVFHIGVAVSDCPEGPFIPQPDPIKGSYSIDPAILDDGDGNHYMYFGGLWGGQLQRYRDNKALECASFPADSESAIPSRVVKLSKDMLEFAEEPKPVVVLDETGKPLTAGDNDRRFFEASWVHKYNGKYYFSYSTGDTHLLCYAIGDNPYGPFVYQGVILPPVVGWTTHHAIAEYKGKWYLFHHDSVPSGGQTWLRSLKVCELEYTEDGKIKTITV; encoded by the coding sequence ATGAAGACAGTAAGATATTTAGTTGAAAATGATTATATGGCAGATCCTGCTGTACATGTGTTTAACGGTAGGTTGTACATATATCCTTCCCATGACTGGGAATCAGGAATTCCGGAGAATGATAATGGTGATCATTTTGATATGAGAGATTATCATGTATTCTCTACAGACGATGTGATGAACGGAGAGATCAAAGATCATGGAATAGTGCTGAAGGTGGATGATATAGCATGGGCCGGACGCCAGCTTTGGGATTGTGATGTGGCATGTAAAGATGGGAAATATTACATGTACTTTCCGTTGAAAGATAAGAATGATGTTTTTCACATCGGTGTAGCTGTGAGTGATTGTCCCGAAGGTCCTTTTATTCCTCAGCCGGATCCTATAAAAGGCAGCTACAGTATTGACCCTGCCATACTAGATGATGGCGATGGAAATCATTATATGTACTTTGGTGGTCTTTGGGGCGGACAGCTTCAGCGCTATCGGGATAATAAAGCATTGGAATGTGCTTCTTTTCCGGCCGACAGTGAATCTGCCATTCCTTCACGCGTTGTAAAATTGAGTAAGGATATGCTGGAGTTTGCCGAAGAACCTAAGCCTGTAGTTGTTCTTGATGAAACTGGTAAGCCATTGACAGCAGGCGATAACGACCGCAGGTTCTTTGAAGCTTCGTGGGTGCATAAGTATAACGGGAAATACTATTTCTCTTATTCTACAGGTGACACTCATCTGTTATGCTATGCTATTGGTGATAATCCTTATGGTCCTTTTGTTTATCAGGGAGTGATATTGCCTCCGGTGGTGGGTTGGACTACTCACCATGCAATAGCCGAATACAAGGGTAAATGGTATTTGTTCCATCACGATAGTGTTCCTTCGGGTGGCCAGACATGGCTTCGCAGTCTGAAGGTTTGTGAATTGGAATATACAGAAGATGGGAAAATAAAAACTATCACTGTTTAA
- a CDS encoding TlpA disulfide reductase family protein — protein MGMGVTQVSAQQKEKAAEQKVVADERGYIVKVGDVAPDFEMTLTDGKKVKLSQFRGKVVMLQFTASWCGVCRKEMPFIESDIWQKNKDNNEFVLMAIDRDEPLKTVLGFKEQTKITYPLGLDPKANIFARYADREAGITRNVLIGRDGKIVKLTRLYNEEEFAGLVKEIESQLKGK, from the coding sequence ATGGGCATGGGAGTTACTCAGGTAAGTGCTCAGCAAAAAGAAAAAGCGGCCGAGCAGAAGGTGGTTGCCGACGAGAGAGGTTACATAGTAAAGGTGGGTGATGTTGCTCCCGATTTTGAAATGACTCTGACTGATGGTAAGAAAGTGAAGCTGTCTCAGTTCAGAGGAAAGGTGGTGATGTTACAGTTTACTGCTAGCTGGTGTGGCGTTTGCCGCAAGGAGATGCCTTTCATTGAGAGTGATATCTGGCAGAAGAACAAAGATAATAACGAATTTGTGCTGATGGCTATTGATCGTGACGAACCGCTGAAAACAGTTCTTGGCTTTAAGGAGCAGACAAAGATTACTTATCCGCTGGGATTAGATCCCAAAGCCAATATCTTTGCCAGGTATGCTGATCGTGAGGCAGGCATTACCCGCAATGTACTTATAGGCAGAGATGGAAAGATTGTGAAGCTTACCCGTCTGTATAACGAAGAGGAATTTGCCGGATTGGTGAAGGAGATTGAAAGTCAGTTGAAAGGAAAATAA
- a CDS encoding efflux RND transporter permease subunit: protein MKRDFFYTYKTPLLVIVVLILFGGAFSLMKIKTSLFPQVTFPKIKVIAEAGQQPVDLMAVSVTRPLENAIKKVADLKSVRSTTNRGSCEISAFVDWKADVNIAQQQVESRINEIRNQLPQNTNITVEKMDPSILAVMGYSLNSNKRSNIELKQLALYTIKPFLSQVEGVSEIRIIGGETKEYWVILDREKMSQLGLTPSAVKDGMNNTNFLLANGYLSDYRLMYLSVTDARVMNLQQLGNTVIKNDGKRIIKLNDIAKVEIHKAKEYIKTNANGKESVLIAVIQQPNANVSDISSNMEKQLEKLKVIIPSDVQIKPYYVQADFVNDSIRSVTDCLFIGLFLAIIVVVGFLKSWRASLTILITIPVTLGLTLVALYATGQTFNIMTLGAIAASVGLIIDDAIVVVEQIHRTHEENPDESDNVVVHKAIKYLFKAMIGSSMSTIVIFVPFMLMTGVAGAYFKVMTNTMITTLICSFLATWILLPVVYLFLGRKVKYKELENHKVKERKWVGFFISRPYYSIAFIVVIIAMAAYAIPNLETGFLPEMDEGSIVMDYASPPGTTLEETDNMLVKIEQALVKIPEVETYSRRTGTQMGFFITEPNTGDYLIQLKKNRCRTTDEVINDIRSKIESTQPALRVDFGQVIGDMLGDLMSSVQPIEVKIFGPDQDVIHKYAKSVAKLVEKTPGTADVFNGIIIAGPSISIVPDFQKLAQYNISPTDFQSQLQTVMEGNEAGNVFDKQQLTPIRLIYNSNNGVSAQDIENSQIFLPNGQQKLLKEFARVDIKSGSSEIQREDLQTMGVITARLDKGDLGGTMKSIQNEIRRHISLPKGYSITYGGAYAQQQQSFKELLLILILSCMLVFTVILFMFRDLKVAITILLVSVLGICGSYILLYITGTALNVGSYTGIIMMVGIIGENAIFTYLQYHESLLAMSRKHALIYAISTRLRPKLMTAIGAVIALLPLAMGIGTGAQLHQPLAIAVIGGFIVALPLLLIVLPTFIYRIKPSHT, encoded by the coding sequence ATGAAAAGAGACTTCTTTTACACTTATAAAACGCCGTTGCTTGTTATCGTAGTGCTTATTCTCTTTGGTGGAGCATTCTCCCTAATGAAAATAAAGACTTCACTATTTCCACAAGTAACCTTCCCGAAAATAAAAGTAATAGCCGAAGCCGGACAACAACCTGTTGACCTAATGGCTGTAAGCGTTACCCGCCCTTTGGAAAATGCAATAAAGAAAGTGGCAGATTTGAAGTCTGTACGTAGTACTACAAATCGGGGAAGTTGTGAAATATCTGCTTTTGTAGATTGGAAAGCAGATGTAAATATTGCACAACAGCAAGTGGAATCCAGAATAAATGAAATAAGGAATCAACTTCCGCAGAATACAAACATTACTGTGGAGAAAATGGATCCATCCATCTTAGCTGTCATGGGATATTCACTCAACAGTAACAAGCGGAGCAACATTGAACTAAAACAACTGGCACTTTACACTATCAAGCCTTTTCTATCTCAGGTAGAAGGAGTCAGTGAAATAAGGATTATAGGAGGAGAGACAAAAGAGTACTGGGTTATTCTGGACAGAGAAAAGATGTCTCAACTGGGATTAACTCCATCTGCGGTAAAGGATGGTATGAATAATACTAATTTTTTATTGGCAAACGGATATCTCTCTGATTACAGACTTATGTACCTATCTGTAACAGATGCCCGGGTCATGAACCTGCAGCAACTGGGAAACACTGTAATTAAGAATGACGGGAAACGGATTATCAAGTTAAATGATATAGCCAAAGTGGAGATACATAAGGCGAAAGAATATATAAAGACCAATGCAAATGGAAAAGAGAGTGTGCTGATAGCAGTTATTCAACAACCTAATGCAAATGTATCAGATATTTCTTCCAATATGGAGAAACAGTTGGAGAAGTTAAAGGTCATTATTCCTTCTGATGTGCAGATTAAGCCTTATTATGTGCAAGCCGACTTTGTAAATGATAGCATCAGGAGTGTAACTGATTGTTTATTTATTGGTCTTTTCCTGGCCATCATCGTAGTAGTTGGCTTCTTGAAATCATGGAGAGCGAGTTTAACTATTCTGATTACTATTCCTGTCACACTGGGATTAACTTTAGTTGCTCTTTACGCCACCGGGCAGACCTTTAATATCATGACTTTGGGTGCAATTGCTGCGTCTGTAGGATTGATAATAGACGATGCCATTGTGGTGGTTGAGCAGATTCACCGGACACATGAAGAGAATCCTGATGAATCAGACAATGTTGTAGTTCATAAAGCCATAAAATACCTGTTCAAGGCAATGATCGGTTCTTCTATGAGCACGATTGTTATCTTTGTCCCTTTTATGCTGATGACGGGGGTAGCTGGTGCATATTTTAAGGTAATGACCAACACAATGATCACCACATTAATTTGCTCTTTTCTAGCCACATGGATTTTGTTGCCTGTAGTCTATCTATTCCTTGGAAGAAAAGTGAAATACAAAGAACTGGAAAACCACAAAGTTAAAGAACGGAAATGGGTGGGTTTCTTTATTTCAAGGCCCTATTATAGTATTGCTTTTATAGTTGTGATTATTGCCATGGCAGCCTATGCAATACCGAATCTGGAAACCGGATTCTTACCGGAAATGGATGAAGGAAGTATTGTGATGGATTATGCGTCACCTCCGGGAACAACATTGGAAGAGACAGACAATATGTTGGTTAAAATAGAACAAGCCTTGGTTAAAATACCGGAAGTAGAGACTTACAGCAGACGTACAGGTACTCAAATGGGATTCTTTATTACTGAACCAAATACCGGCGATTATCTTATCCAGTTAAAGAAAAACAGATGCCGTACTACAGATGAAGTAATAAATGATATCCGGTCAAAGATAGAATCTACCCAACCAGCCTTACGCGTTGACTTTGGACAAGTAATTGGAGATATGTTGGGTGACTTAATGAGTTCAGTTCAACCTATTGAAGTTAAGATTTTCGGTCCGGATCAGGATGTTATTCATAAATATGCTAAGTCAGTAGCAAAACTTGTTGAGAAAACACCCGGAACAGCAGATGTGTTCAATGGGATTATTATTGCCGGCCCTTCTATTTCTATTGTTCCCGATTTCCAGAAACTGGCACAGTATAACATTTCTCCAACAGACTTTCAATCTCAGCTACAGACAGTTATGGAAGGAAATGAGGCAGGAAATGTTTTCGATAAGCAGCAACTTACCCCAATCCGACTGATTTATAATTCTAACAACGGTGTTTCGGCCCAAGATATAGAAAACAGCCAGATATTTCTTCCAAACGGACAACAAAAGTTGCTAAAGGAATTTGCTCGTGTAGACATCAAATCGGGCTCAAGTGAGATACAACGGGAGGATTTGCAAACGATGGGTGTTATAACAGCACGACTTGATAAAGGTGATTTGGGAGGAACGATGAAAAGTATACAAAATGAAATACGGCGTCACATCTCTCTACCCAAAGGATATTCAATTACTTACGGAGGAGCTTATGCTCAGCAACAGCAATCATTCAAAGAATTACTGTTGATTTTAATATTGTCATGTATGCTTGTATTTACAGTAATACTATTTATGTTCAGAGATCTTAAAGTAGCCATTACTATTTTACTGGTATCAGTTCTGGGTATTTGCGGAAGCTATATATTACTCTATATTACAGGTACGGCACTCAATGTTGGAAGTTATACCGGAATTATTATGATGGTGGGAATTATTGGAGAGAATGCCATATTTACTTATCTGCAATACCATGAAAGTTTATTGGCAATGAGCCGAAAACATGCGCTGATTTACGCTATTAGTACAAGGCTTCGTCCCAAACTTATGACAGCAATCGGGGCAGTCATTGCACTTTTACCTTTAGCCATGGGAATAGGTACCGGAGCACAACTCCATCAACCGCTTGCCATAGCAGTTATTGGCGGGTTTATAGTAGCTTTGCCTTTGCTGCTTATCGTGTTGCCCACATTTATTTATCGGATAAAACCATCACATACTTAA
- a CDS encoding TolC family protein yields MKNQALLLICFLFLIPAGVSAQNKDLDYYIQKAKTNSPLLYELGNKVKITELDSLKTRATYNPMVSAVSNVIFSPTYKGFGYDTAISNGQNVEALLTVSKQLISQQNLKKRLDNYKLDKKSIENQARLSTDIVEKTVTEQYITTFLNQQLLHLSNEIISFLQNEDKILRKLAKNSNIKQTDYLNFKVTLQQTLFNNEQQRSLWMNNLSTLNYLSGIDNGGMDSIITPAINLPAVVSYEESFYGRNNAIDSLKNKNNEQLINLNYKPQISVFANGGYSSSFMTSPYKNLGVSMGVSINLPLYDGKQKKMSLMQNELNDQNRKRYRDADKQHYTLQKQELLRQIERCDKLTSMTPEQFKYTKALVDANALLLGTGEVSMTDFLLSITNYMNIRTIDIQNRANKQLLINQLNHLILP; encoded by the coding sequence ATGAAGAATCAAGCATTACTATTAATCTGTTTCTTATTCTTGATCCCTGCCGGGGTTTCTGCTCAGAACAAGGATCTGGACTATTATATTCAAAAGGCTAAAACAAACAGTCCGTTGCTTTATGAGCTGGGAAACAAGGTGAAAATCACAGAACTAGACAGTTTAAAAACAAGGGCTACATATAATCCTATGGTATCAGCCGTTTCCAATGTAATATTTTCTCCAACCTATAAAGGATTTGGATATGATACAGCTATATCAAACGGGCAAAATGTGGAGGCCTTGCTTACTGTTAGCAAACAACTAATAAGCCAGCAAAATCTAAAAAAGAGATTGGATAATTACAAATTAGATAAGAAAAGCATAGAAAATCAGGCTCGGCTATCAACTGATATAGTTGAAAAGACAGTTACCGAGCAATACATAACTACCTTTCTTAATCAGCAACTGCTACATTTATCCAATGAGATAATAAGCTTTTTGCAAAATGAAGACAAAATACTCAGGAAACTGGCAAAGAATTCAAATATAAAACAGACTGATTACCTTAATTTCAAGGTCACATTGCAACAAACCCTCTTTAATAATGAGCAACAGCGTTCACTGTGGATGAACAATTTAAGTACGTTGAATTATCTTAGTGGCATTGACAATGGTGGAATGGATTCAATTATTACACCGGCTATCAATTTACCGGCTGTAGTTTCTTATGAAGAAAGTTTTTATGGCAGGAACAATGCTATTGACAGTTTGAAAAACAAGAATAACGAACAACTTATAAATCTTAACTATAAACCTCAAATATCTGTATTTGCCAATGGAGGGTACTCATCTTCGTTCATGACAAGTCCGTATAAAAATTTAGGGGTAAGTATGGGCGTTAGCATCAATCTTCCACTATATGACGGGAAACAAAAGAAAATGTCATTAATGCAAAACGAATTGAATGATCAGAATCGTAAAAGATATCGTGATGCAGACAAACAACATTATACTCTTCAGAAGCAGGAACTTCTGCGACAAATAGAACGTTGCGACAAACTTACTTCCATGACTCCCGAACAGTTTAAATATACCAAAGCTCTGGTTGATGCAAATGCACTTTTACTTGGCACGGGAGAAGTGAGTATGACCGATTTTCTTTTATCTATCACTAATTACATGAATATAAGAACTATCGATATCCAGAATAGAGCTAATAAACAGTTGTTAATTAATCAATTGAACCATTTAATTTTACCTTGA